The bacterium genome includes a window with the following:
- a CDS encoding pitrilysin family protein, with protein MRKPLVIILLLLTAVSALAQSVLRTELDNGLVIVAAEVHANPTVTIRVYVRTGGVIEGPYQGAGISHYYEHLHGDGSESYTQEELDTWDETLGGISNAYTSSSHTCYHQTSTVEHFDGMVALMAETLLRQVFTAEAIASQRGIILKEMNMNLDEADTRAWYRFSHTIYPGSPAADPVIGYPDLFKAVTEADLRDYYTARYTPENMVVVVAGDLDAEEMTAKVAAEFGGVERSGGTLPVVERPANLPGPRYCVEYATFDQAHLVFGFRTVPIWADDLYALDVAMHLLTTGRTSRLYRALLEERQLATDFGVYSYTPTFDAGEFEVYLAADPARLPEAYRTAYDEVTALTDGLADPGELERVKNLLLADYIFDGESLDTRAARLGTDALLGDLEFSAGYVDGCRAVTAEAVRDVARRYFTPDNLYVAVVWPTGAGDFDLGLFEEGLGEEDLIESGLSAEARGLAASVESRGMVKPGQPDAYFVYQGKTPAAASVWLSPDYPLTNTLALDYPEEYAFEIGEGGKSGRMRLTTLDSGLRLLVLEDPGVGSAWVGALVDGGYRVEAPEDEGAFHFAMRMLLEGTGTRTGPETVAAIEDRGGSIGSQGLRDCGLLSAHVPAADAPLALEIVTDCLRNAIYPPDRVEAERRRLLDELAREDEEPFTVAFREAKRAFFGDHPYSHNQRGTPETVAALTRERLLDYRDLIRRPEGTLIAVAGDVDARKIEDLVERLWEDVPAAGTPLPECGPPKFPEENLRLELPSDREQTILDWLWPGMSWDGEDRYRMRLLDAVLSGIYLPNGRLHAHLRGAGLVYAVHAYPIFGMRPGAFALYLGTEPGKTAEAVGIVDEELERIAAEPVGEAELERGRTMLEVSRYVIDLARPSDRLLDAAFYELWGLGYAFEEDFTEEVEGVTAEDLQDYARWLFSRPGVFLRYGAE; from the coding sequence ATGCGCAAACCCCTGGTCATCATACTGCTGCTGCTCACAGCCGTCTCCGCGCTCGCCCAGAGCGTCCTGCGCACCGAGCTCGACAACGGCCTGGTCATCGTCGCCGCCGAGGTCCACGCCAACCCCACCGTAACCATCCGGGTCTACGTGCGGACCGGGGGGGTCATCGAGGGCCCCTACCAGGGCGCGGGCATAAGCCACTACTACGAGCACCTCCACGGCGACGGCTCGGAGAGCTACACCCAGGAGGAACTGGACACCTGGGACGAAACCCTGGGCGGCATCTCCAACGCCTACACCTCCAGCTCCCACACCTGCTACCACCAGACCTCCACGGTGGAGCACTTCGACGGCATGGTGGCGCTCATGGCGGAAACGCTCCTGCGCCAGGTGTTCACCGCCGAGGCCATCGCGAGCCAGCGTGGGATAATCCTCAAAGAGATGAACATGAACCTGGACGAGGCGGACACCCGCGCCTGGTACCGCTTCTCCCACACCATCTACCCGGGCTCCCCGGCCGCCGACCCGGTCATCGGCTACCCCGACCTGTTCAAGGCGGTGACCGAGGCCGACCTGCGGGATTACTACACCGCGCGCTACACGCCCGAGAACATGGTGGTCGTCGTGGCCGGTGACCTGGACGCGGAGGAGATGACGGCCAAGGTGGCCGCCGAGTTCGGGGGCGTGGAGCGCTCGGGGGGGACGCTGCCCGTGGTGGAGCGGCCAGCGAACCTGCCGGGACCGCGATACTGTGTCGAGTACGCCACCTTCGACCAGGCGCACCTCGTGTTCGGCTTCCGCACAGTGCCCATCTGGGCCGATGACCTCTACGCCCTGGACGTGGCGATGCACCTCTTGACCACGGGTCGGACGAGCCGGCTGTACAGGGCGTTGCTCGAGGAGCGGCAGCTCGCGACGGACTTCGGTGTTTACAGCTACACCCCGACCTTCGACGCCGGGGAGTTCGAGGTGTACCTGGCCGCGGACCCTGCGCGCCTCCCCGAGGCCTACCGGACCGCCTACGACGAGGTGACCGCCCTCACCGACGGGCTCGCGGACCCCGGCGAGCTGGAGCGGGTGAAGAACTTACTACTTGCAGACTATATCTTCGATGGGGAGAGCCTGGATACGCGGGCGGCGCGGCTGGGCACCGACGCCCTTCTGGGCGACCTCGAGTTCTCCGCGGGCTACGTGGACGGCTGCCGGGCGGTGACCGCCGAGGCGGTGCGCGACGTCGCCCGGCGGTACTTCACCCCGGACAACCTCTACGTGGCCGTCGTTTGGCCCACGGGCGCCGGGGACTTCGATCTCGGGCTCTTCGAGGAGGGGCTCGGCGAGGAGGATTTGATCGAAAGCGGCCTGTCGGCGGAGGCCCGCGGCCTCGCGGCATCGGTGGAATCCAGGGGGATGGTGAAACCCGGTCAGCCGGACGCCTACTTCGTCTATCAGGGAAAAACCCCGGCGGCGGCTTCGGTCTGGCTCTCCCCCGACTACCCCCTGACCAACACCCTGGCCCTGGATTATCCCGAGGAGTACGCCTTCGAGATTGGGGAGGGCGGCAAGAGCGGCCGGATGAGGCTGACCACCCTGGACTCGGGCCTGCGCCTCCTGGTGCTGGAGGATCCGGGCGTGGGGAGCGCCTGGGTGGGGGCCCTGGTGGACGGCGGCTATCGCGTCGAGGCGCCGGAGGATGAGGGCGCCTTCCACTTCGCCATGCGGATGCTCCTGGAGGGGACCGGGACCCGGACCGGACCGGAGACGGTGGCCGCCATCGAGGACCGCGGCGGGTCCATCGGGAGCCAGGGCCTGCGCGACTGCGGCCTGTTGAGCGCCCACGTCCCGGCCGCCGACGCCCCCCTGGCCCTCGAGATCGTCACCGACTGCCTGCGCAACGCGATTTATCCCCCCGACCGCGTCGAGGCCGAGCGCCGGAGGCTCCTCGACGAGTTGGCCCGGGAGGACGAGGAACCATTCACCGTGGCCTTCCGGGAGGCGAAGCGGGCCTTCTTCGGCGACCACCCCTACTCCCACAACCAGCGGGGGACGCCCGAGACCGTCGCGGCGCTCACCCGGGAGCGGCTGCTGGACTACCGGGACCTCATCCGGCGGCCCGAGGGAACGCTCATCGCCGTGGCCGGGGACGTGGACGCCCGGAAGATCGAGGACCTGGTCGAGCGGCTGTGGGAGGACGTGCCGGCCGCGGGCACGCCCCTGCCCGAATGCGGACCGCCGAAGTTCCCCGAAGAAAACCTGCGCCTCGAGCTCCCCTCCGACCGGGAGCAGACGATTCTCGACTGGCTCTGGCCCGGGATGAGCTGGGACGGCGAGGACCGCTACCGGATGCGCCTTTTGGACGCGGTGCTCTCGGGAATCTACCTGCCCAACGGGCGGCTGCACGCGCATCTTCGCGGGGCGGGGCTGGTGTACGCCGTGCACGCTTACCCCATCTTCGGGATGAGGCCGGGCGCCTTCGCGCTCTACCTGGGCACGGAGCCGGGCAAGACCGCCGAGGCGGTGGGCATAGTGGACGAGGAGCTGGAGAGAATCGCCGCGGAGCCGGTGGGCGAGGCGGAGCTGGAGCGCGGCCGGACCATGCTCGAGGTCAGCCGCTACGTCATTGACCTGGCGCGGCCCTCGGACCGCCTCCTGGACGCCGCCTTCTACGAGCTCTGGGGGCTGGGCTACGCGTTCGAGGAGGATTTCACCGAGGAGGTGGAGGGGGTCACGGCGGAGGATTTGCAGGATTACGCGCGGTGGCTCTTCTCGCGGCCCGGGGTCTTCCTGCGCTACGGCGCGGAGTGA